The following coding sequences lie in one Manis javanica isolate MJ-LG chromosome X, MJ_LKY, whole genome shotgun sequence genomic window:
- the ATP1B4 gene encoding protein ATP1B4 isoform X2: MRRQLRSRRAPAFPYGYRHRLDDQDEVNQNYLADEAAAAEEARVMMAPNLEEEEEDEEEREEEEKEEEEGQGEPTGNAWWQKLQIVTEYLWDPEKRMSLARTGQSWSLILVIYFFFYASLAAVITLCMYTLFLTISPYMPTFTERVKPPGVMIRPFAHSLNFNFNVSEPDTWQHYVISLNGFLQGYNDSLQEEMNVDCPPGQYFIQEGNEDEDKKACQFKRSFLKNCSGLEDPTFGYSTGQPCILLKMNRIVGFRPELGDPVKVSCKVQRGDENDIRSINYYPESASFDLRYYPYYGKLTHVNYTSPLVAMHFTDVVKNQAVPVQCQLRGKGIINDIINDHFVGNWQSAAEDK; the protein is encoded by the exons GATGATCAGGATGAAGTGAACCAGAACTACTTAGCAgatgaagcagcagcagcagaagaGGCTCGGGTGATGATGGCACCCAatttggaggaggaggaagaagacgaggaagagagagaagaggaagaaaaggaagaagaagagggtcAGGGTGAGCCAACAGGCAATGCCTGGTGGCAGAAATTACAGATCGTAACTGAATACTTGTGGGATCCGGAGAAAAGGATGTCTCTGGCCCGAACAGGTCAGAGTTGGA GCCTGATCTTAGTCATTTACTTCTTCTTCTATGCCTCGCTGGCTGCTGTGATCACCCTCTGCATGTACACGCTATTTCTGACCATCAGTCCTTACATGCCGACCTTCACTGAGAGGGTGAAACCTCCTG GAGTTATGATCAGACCCTTCGCCCATAGCCTTAACTTCAACTTCAACGTTTCTGAACCTGACACTTGGCAGCATTATGTGATTAGCCTAAATGGCTTTCTCCAGG GTTACAATGACAGTCTTCAAGAGGAAATGAATGTCGATTGTCCCCCGGGGCAGTACTTCATCCAAGAGGGTAATGAGGATGAGGACAAGAAGGCCTGCCAATTTAAACGCTCCTTCCTGAAGAACTGCTCTGGCCTGGAGGACCCAACTTTTGGCTACTCTACTGGACAGCCCTGCATCCTTCTAAAGATGAACCGG ATTGTAGGCTTTCGTCCTGAGCTTGGAGATCCTGTGAAGGTTTCTTGCaaagttcag AGAGGTGATGAAAACGACATTCGATCCATCAATTACTACCCAGAGTCGGCTTCTTTTGACCTCCGCTACTACCCTTACTACGGCAAACTGACTCAT GTTAACTACACCTCCCCGCTGGTGGCAATGCACTTCACAGATGTGGTGAAGAACCAGGCAGTGCCCGTGCAGTGCCAACTGAGGGGCAAAGGCATCATAAATGACATCATCAATGATCATTTTGTGG GGAACTGGCAGTCTGCTGCTGAAGACAAGTAA
- the ATP1B4 gene encoding protein ATP1B4 isoform X3: MRRQLRSRRAPAFPYGYRHRLDDQDEVNQNYLADEAAAAEEARVMMAPNLEEEEEDEEEREEEEKEEEEGQGEPTGNAWWQKLQIVTEYLWDPEKRMSLARTGQSWSLILVIYFFFYASLAAVITLCMYTLFLTISPYMPTFTERVKPPGVMIRPFAHSLNFNFNVSEPDTWQHYVISLNGFLQGYNDSLQEEMNVDCPPGQYFIQEGNEDEDKKACQFKRSFLKNCSGLEDPTFGYSTGQPCILLKMNRIVGFRPELGDPVKVSCKVQRGDENDIRSINYYPESASFDLRYYPYYGKLTHVNYTSPLVAMHFTDVVKNQAVPVQCQLRGKGIINDIINDHFVGHSQMDT, from the exons GATGATCAGGATGAAGTGAACCAGAACTACTTAGCAgatgaagcagcagcagcagaagaGGCTCGGGTGATGATGGCACCCAatttggaggaggaggaagaagacgaggaagagagagaagaggaagaaaaggaagaagaagagggtcAGGGTGAGCCAACAGGCAATGCCTGGTGGCAGAAATTACAGATCGTAACTGAATACTTGTGGGATCCGGAGAAAAGGATGTCTCTGGCCCGAACAGGTCAGAGTTGGA GCCTGATCTTAGTCATTTACTTCTTCTTCTATGCCTCGCTGGCTGCTGTGATCACCCTCTGCATGTACACGCTATTTCTGACCATCAGTCCTTACATGCCGACCTTCACTGAGAGGGTGAAACCTCCTG GAGTTATGATCAGACCCTTCGCCCATAGCCTTAACTTCAACTTCAACGTTTCTGAACCTGACACTTGGCAGCATTATGTGATTAGCCTAAATGGCTTTCTCCAGG GTTACAATGACAGTCTTCAAGAGGAAATGAATGTCGATTGTCCCCCGGGGCAGTACTTCATCCAAGAGGGTAATGAGGATGAGGACAAGAAGGCCTGCCAATTTAAACGCTCCTTCCTGAAGAACTGCTCTGGCCTGGAGGACCCAACTTTTGGCTACTCTACTGGACAGCCCTGCATCCTTCTAAAGATGAACCGG ATTGTAGGCTTTCGTCCTGAGCTTGGAGATCCTGTGAAGGTTTCTTGCaaagttcag AGAGGTGATGAAAACGACATTCGATCCATCAATTACTACCCAGAGTCGGCTTCTTTTGACCTCCGCTACTACCCTTACTACGGCAAACTGACTCAT GTTAACTACACCTCCCCGCTGGTGGCAATGCACTTCACAGATGTGGTGAAGAACCAGGCAGTGCCCGTGCAGTGCCAACTGAGGGGCAAAGGCATCATAAATGACATCATCAATGATCATTTTGTGG GACACAGCCAGATGGACACCTAA
- the ATP1B4 gene encoding protein ATP1B4 isoform X5, with product MRRQLRSRRAPAFPYGYRHRLDDQDEVNQNYLADEAAAAEEARVMMAPNLEEEEEDEEEREEEEKEEEEGQGEPTGNAWWQKLQIVTEYLWDPEKRMSLARTGQSWSLILVIYFFFYASLAAVITLCMYTLFLTISPYMPTFTERVKPPGVMIRPFAHSLNFNFNVSEPDTWQHYVISLNGFLQGYNDSLQEEMNVDCPPGQYFIQEGNEDEDKKACQFKRSFLKNCSGLEDPTFGYSTGQPCILLKMNRIVGFRPELGDPVKVSCKVQVNYTSPLVAMHFTDVVKNQAVPVQCQLRGKGIINDIINDHFVGRVIFTLNIET from the exons GATGATCAGGATGAAGTGAACCAGAACTACTTAGCAgatgaagcagcagcagcagaagaGGCTCGGGTGATGATGGCACCCAatttggaggaggaggaagaagacgaggaagagagagaagaggaagaaaaggaagaagaagagggtcAGGGTGAGCCAACAGGCAATGCCTGGTGGCAGAAATTACAGATCGTAACTGAATACTTGTGGGATCCGGAGAAAAGGATGTCTCTGGCCCGAACAGGTCAGAGTTGGA GCCTGATCTTAGTCATTTACTTCTTCTTCTATGCCTCGCTGGCTGCTGTGATCACCCTCTGCATGTACACGCTATTTCTGACCATCAGTCCTTACATGCCGACCTTCACTGAGAGGGTGAAACCTCCTG GAGTTATGATCAGACCCTTCGCCCATAGCCTTAACTTCAACTTCAACGTTTCTGAACCTGACACTTGGCAGCATTATGTGATTAGCCTAAATGGCTTTCTCCAGG GTTACAATGACAGTCTTCAAGAGGAAATGAATGTCGATTGTCCCCCGGGGCAGTACTTCATCCAAGAGGGTAATGAGGATGAGGACAAGAAGGCCTGCCAATTTAAACGCTCCTTCCTGAAGAACTGCTCTGGCCTGGAGGACCCAACTTTTGGCTACTCTACTGGACAGCCCTGCATCCTTCTAAAGATGAACCGG ATTGTAGGCTTTCGTCCTGAGCTTGGAGATCCTGTGAAGGTTTCTTGCaaagttcag GTTAACTACACCTCCCCGCTGGTGGCAATGCACTTCACAGATGTGGTGAAGAACCAGGCAGTGCCCGTGCAGTGCCAACTGAGGGGCAAAGGCATCATAAATGACATCATCAATGATCATTTTGTGGGTAGGGTAATCTTTACTTTGAACATAGAAACCTAA
- the ATP1B4 gene encoding protein ATP1B4 isoform X7, with product MRRQLRSRRAPAFPYGYRHRLDDQDEVNQNYLADEAAAAEEARVMMAPNLEEEEEDEEEREEEEKEEEEGQGEPTGNAWWQKLQIVTEYLWDPEKRMSLARTGVMIRPFAHSLNFNFNVSEPDTWQHYVISLNGFLQGYNDSLQEEMNVDCPPGQYFIQEGNEDEDKKACQFKRSFLKNCSGLEDPTFGYSTGQPCILLKMNRIVGFRPELGDPVKVSCKVQRGDENDIRSINYYPESASFDLRYYPYYGKLTHVNYTSPLVAMHFTDVVKNQAVPVQCQLRGKGIINDIINDHFVGRVIFTLNIET from the exons GATGATCAGGATGAAGTGAACCAGAACTACTTAGCAgatgaagcagcagcagcagaagaGGCTCGGGTGATGATGGCACCCAatttggaggaggaggaagaagacgaggaagagagagaagaggaagaaaaggaagaagaagagggtcAGGGTGAGCCAACAGGCAATGCCTGGTGGCAGAAATTACAGATCGTAACTGAATACTTGTGGGATCCGGAGAAAAGGATGTCTCTGGCCCGAACAG GAGTTATGATCAGACCCTTCGCCCATAGCCTTAACTTCAACTTCAACGTTTCTGAACCTGACACTTGGCAGCATTATGTGATTAGCCTAAATGGCTTTCTCCAGG GTTACAATGACAGTCTTCAAGAGGAAATGAATGTCGATTGTCCCCCGGGGCAGTACTTCATCCAAGAGGGTAATGAGGATGAGGACAAGAAGGCCTGCCAATTTAAACGCTCCTTCCTGAAGAACTGCTCTGGCCTGGAGGACCCAACTTTTGGCTACTCTACTGGACAGCCCTGCATCCTTCTAAAGATGAACCGG ATTGTAGGCTTTCGTCCTGAGCTTGGAGATCCTGTGAAGGTTTCTTGCaaagttcag AGAGGTGATGAAAACGACATTCGATCCATCAATTACTACCCAGAGTCGGCTTCTTTTGACCTCCGCTACTACCCTTACTACGGCAAACTGACTCAT GTTAACTACACCTCCCCGCTGGTGGCAATGCACTTCACAGATGTGGTGAAGAACCAGGCAGTGCCCGTGCAGTGCCAACTGAGGGGCAAAGGCATCATAAATGACATCATCAATGATCATTTTGTGGGTAGGGTAATCTTTACTTTGAACATAGAAACCTAA
- the ATP1B4 gene encoding protein ATP1B4 isoform X4, whose translation MRRQLRSRRAPAFPYGYRHRLDDQDEVNQNYLADEAAAAEEARVMMAPNLEEEEEDEEEREEEEKEEEEGQGEPTGNAWWQKLQIVTEYLWDPEKRMSLARTGLILVIYFFFYASLAAVITLCMYTLFLTISPYMPTFTERVKPPGVMIRPFAHSLNFNFNVSEPDTWQHYVISLNGFLQGYNDSLQEEMNVDCPPGQYFIQEGNEDEDKKACQFKRSFLKNCSGLEDPTFGYSTGQPCILLKMNRIVGFRPELGDPVKVSCKVQRGDENDIRSINYYPESASFDLRYYPYYGKLTHVNYTSPLVAMHFTDVVKNQAVPVQCQLRGKGIINDIINDHFVGRVIFTLNIET comes from the exons GATGATCAGGATGAAGTGAACCAGAACTACTTAGCAgatgaagcagcagcagcagaagaGGCTCGGGTGATGATGGCACCCAatttggaggaggaggaagaagacgaggaagagagagaagaggaagaaaaggaagaagaagagggtcAGGGTGAGCCAACAGGCAATGCCTGGTGGCAGAAATTACAGATCGTAACTGAATACTTGTGGGATCCGGAGAAAAGGATGTCTCTGGCCCGAACAG GCCTGATCTTAGTCATTTACTTCTTCTTCTATGCCTCGCTGGCTGCTGTGATCACCCTCTGCATGTACACGCTATTTCTGACCATCAGTCCTTACATGCCGACCTTCACTGAGAGGGTGAAACCTCCTG GAGTTATGATCAGACCCTTCGCCCATAGCCTTAACTTCAACTTCAACGTTTCTGAACCTGACACTTGGCAGCATTATGTGATTAGCCTAAATGGCTTTCTCCAGG GTTACAATGACAGTCTTCAAGAGGAAATGAATGTCGATTGTCCCCCGGGGCAGTACTTCATCCAAGAGGGTAATGAGGATGAGGACAAGAAGGCCTGCCAATTTAAACGCTCCTTCCTGAAGAACTGCTCTGGCCTGGAGGACCCAACTTTTGGCTACTCTACTGGACAGCCCTGCATCCTTCTAAAGATGAACCGG ATTGTAGGCTTTCGTCCTGAGCTTGGAGATCCTGTGAAGGTTTCTTGCaaagttcag AGAGGTGATGAAAACGACATTCGATCCATCAATTACTACCCAGAGTCGGCTTCTTTTGACCTCCGCTACTACCCTTACTACGGCAAACTGACTCAT GTTAACTACACCTCCCCGCTGGTGGCAATGCACTTCACAGATGTGGTGAAGAACCAGGCAGTGCCCGTGCAGTGCCAACTGAGGGGCAAAGGCATCATAAATGACATCATCAATGATCATTTTGTGGGTAGGGTAATCTTTACTTTGAACATAGAAACCTAA
- the ATP1B4 gene encoding protein ATP1B4 isoform X6: MRRQLRSRRAPAFPYGYRHRLDDQDEVNQNYLADEAAAAEEARVMMAPNLEEEEEDEEEREEEEKEEEEGQGEPTGNAWWQKLQIVTEYLWDPEKRMSLARTGQSWRVMIRPFAHSLNFNFNVSEPDTWQHYVISLNGFLQGYNDSLQEEMNVDCPPGQYFIQEGNEDEDKKACQFKRSFLKNCSGLEDPTFGYSTGQPCILLKMNRIVGFRPELGDPVKVSCKVQRGDENDIRSINYYPESASFDLRYYPYYGKLTHVNYTSPLVAMHFTDVVKNQAVPVQCQLRGKGIINDIINDHFVGRVIFTLNIET; this comes from the exons GATGATCAGGATGAAGTGAACCAGAACTACTTAGCAgatgaagcagcagcagcagaagaGGCTCGGGTGATGATGGCACCCAatttggaggaggaggaagaagacgaggaagagagagaagaggaagaaaaggaagaagaagagggtcAGGGTGAGCCAACAGGCAATGCCTGGTGGCAGAAATTACAGATCGTAACTGAATACTTGTGGGATCCGGAGAAAAGGATGTCTCTGGCCCGAACAGGTCAGAGTTGGA GAGTTATGATCAGACCCTTCGCCCATAGCCTTAACTTCAACTTCAACGTTTCTGAACCTGACACTTGGCAGCATTATGTGATTAGCCTAAATGGCTTTCTCCAGG GTTACAATGACAGTCTTCAAGAGGAAATGAATGTCGATTGTCCCCCGGGGCAGTACTTCATCCAAGAGGGTAATGAGGATGAGGACAAGAAGGCCTGCCAATTTAAACGCTCCTTCCTGAAGAACTGCTCTGGCCTGGAGGACCCAACTTTTGGCTACTCTACTGGACAGCCCTGCATCCTTCTAAAGATGAACCGG ATTGTAGGCTTTCGTCCTGAGCTTGGAGATCCTGTGAAGGTTTCTTGCaaagttcag AGAGGTGATGAAAACGACATTCGATCCATCAATTACTACCCAGAGTCGGCTTCTTTTGACCTCCGCTACTACCCTTACTACGGCAAACTGACTCAT GTTAACTACACCTCCCCGCTGGTGGCAATGCACTTCACAGATGTGGTGAAGAACCAGGCAGTGCCCGTGCAGTGCCAACTGAGGGGCAAAGGCATCATAAATGACATCATCAATGATCATTTTGTGGGTAGGGTAATCTTTACTTTGAACATAGAAACCTAA
- the ATP1B4 gene encoding protein ATP1B4 isoform X1 — MRRQLRSRRAPAFPYGYRHRLDDQDEVNQNYLADEAAAAEEARVMMAPNLEEEEEDEEEREEEEKEEEEGQGEPTGNAWWQKLQIVTEYLWDPEKRMSLARTGQSWSLILVIYFFFYASLAAVITLCMYTLFLTISPYMPTFTERVKPPGVMIRPFAHSLNFNFNVSEPDTWQHYVISLNGFLQGYNDSLQEEMNVDCPPGQYFIQEGNEDEDKKACQFKRSFLKNCSGLEDPTFGYSTGQPCILLKMNRIVGFRPELGDPVKVSCKVQRGDENDIRSINYYPESASFDLRYYPYYGKLTHVNYTSPLVAMHFTDVVKNQAVPVQCQLRGKGIINDIINDHFVGRVIFTLNIET; from the exons GATGATCAGGATGAAGTGAACCAGAACTACTTAGCAgatgaagcagcagcagcagaagaGGCTCGGGTGATGATGGCACCCAatttggaggaggaggaagaagacgaggaagagagagaagaggaagaaaaggaagaagaagagggtcAGGGTGAGCCAACAGGCAATGCCTGGTGGCAGAAATTACAGATCGTAACTGAATACTTGTGGGATCCGGAGAAAAGGATGTCTCTGGCCCGAACAGGTCAGAGTTGGA GCCTGATCTTAGTCATTTACTTCTTCTTCTATGCCTCGCTGGCTGCTGTGATCACCCTCTGCATGTACACGCTATTTCTGACCATCAGTCCTTACATGCCGACCTTCACTGAGAGGGTGAAACCTCCTG GAGTTATGATCAGACCCTTCGCCCATAGCCTTAACTTCAACTTCAACGTTTCTGAACCTGACACTTGGCAGCATTATGTGATTAGCCTAAATGGCTTTCTCCAGG GTTACAATGACAGTCTTCAAGAGGAAATGAATGTCGATTGTCCCCCGGGGCAGTACTTCATCCAAGAGGGTAATGAGGATGAGGACAAGAAGGCCTGCCAATTTAAACGCTCCTTCCTGAAGAACTGCTCTGGCCTGGAGGACCCAACTTTTGGCTACTCTACTGGACAGCCCTGCATCCTTCTAAAGATGAACCGG ATTGTAGGCTTTCGTCCTGAGCTTGGAGATCCTGTGAAGGTTTCTTGCaaagttcag AGAGGTGATGAAAACGACATTCGATCCATCAATTACTACCCAGAGTCGGCTTCTTTTGACCTCCGCTACTACCCTTACTACGGCAAACTGACTCAT GTTAACTACACCTCCCCGCTGGTGGCAATGCACTTCACAGATGTGGTGAAGAACCAGGCAGTGCCCGTGCAGTGCCAACTGAGGGGCAAAGGCATCATAAATGACATCATCAATGATCATTTTGTGGGTAGGGTAATCTTTACTTTGAACATAGAAACCTAA